A section of the Buchnera aphidicola (Mindarus japonicus) genome encodes:
- the ribD gene encoding bifunctional diaminohydroxyphosphoribosylaminopyrimidine deaminase/5-amino-6-(5-phosphoribosylamino)uracil reductase RibD, producing MKDIFYMKKAINLAKLGMFTTFPNPNVGCIIVKKSKIVGKGWHKKSGEEHAEIYALKQAKKKAKGATAYITLEPCCHYGKTPPCCKALFYAGISKVVIASKDPNPKVNGLGLLWLKKRGILIKEGVLKDEAKYINQGFFKRMKTGIPWIQLKLAMSIDGRSSLQNGKSKWITSKKSRIDVQYFRAKSNAILSTSKTILNDNPSLNIRYHEFNDKKLKKYDINKKNQPIRIIIDSKNRLTPSNKFIYTKGNIILVRLKYDNLTWPKNVKQLLVPSYKKKIDLHHLFKILGKSNINTIWIESGPSLSGALLKYKLIDELIIYIAPKLFGHHSNPLCLLDMYSEISEVPKLSFSSIQKIDSDIRIILKPNNNLYN from the coding sequence ATGAAAGATATTTTTTATATGAAAAAAGCTATAAATTTAGCAAAATTAGGAATGTTTACTACTTTTCCTAATCCAAATGTAGGTTGTATTATTGTAAAAAAATCAAAAATTGTAGGTAAAGGATGGCATAAAAAATCAGGTGAAGAACATGCTGAAATATATGCTTTAAAACAAGCAAAAAAAAAAGCAAAAGGAGCTACAGCTTATATAACTTTAGAACCTTGTTGCCATTATGGAAAAACCCCACCTTGTTGTAAAGCACTTTTTTATGCTGGTATATCAAAAGTAGTAATAGCTTCTAAAGATCCAAATCCAAAAGTTAATGGATTAGGGTTACTCTGGTTAAAAAAAAGGGGAATTCTCATAAAAGAAGGTGTTTTAAAAGATGAAGCAAAATATATAAATCAAGGATTTTTTAAAAGGATGAAAACGGGTATTCCCTGGATTCAATTAAAATTAGCAATGTCTATCGATGGTAGATCTTCTCTTCAAAATGGTAAAAGTAAATGGATTACTTCAAAGAAATCTCGTATAGATGTTCAGTACTTTCGAGCAAAAAGCAACGCTATTCTAAGTACTAGTAAAACTATACTAAATGATAATCCTTCATTAAACATAAGATACCATGAATTTAATGATAAAAAATTGAAAAAATACGATATAAATAAAAAAAATCAACCTATTAGAATTATTATTGATAGTAAAAATAGATTAACTCCATCTAATAAATTTATATATACAAAAGGAAACATTATTTTAGTTCGATTAAAATATGATAATTTGACTTGGCCTAAAAATGTAAAACAATTACTAGTTCCTTCCTATAAAAAAAAAATAGATTTACATCATCTATTCAAAATATTAGGAAAGTCTAATATTAATACTATATGGATCGAATCTGGACCTTCTTTATCTGGTGCTTTACTAAAATATAAATTAATTGATGAACTCATTATTTATATAGCCCCTAAACTATTTGGTCATCACTCAAATCCTTTATGCTTATTAGATATGTATTCAGAAATTTCAGAAGTACCTAAATTATCTTTTTCTAGTATACAGAAAATTGATTCAGATATACGAATCATATTAAAACCCAACAATAATTTATATAATTAA
- the nusB gene encoding transcription antitermination factor NusB gives MNPLTRRKARECAVQAIYSWQLSKNNILDIKNEFLKKITEQEIDIIYFSQLIIGITDHYKFLDEFIKPYLSRKITELDPIEKTVLRISLYELIKRKDIPYKVVINEGIELAKLFGAKKSHKFINGVLDKVVSKLEISSNS, from the coding sequence ATGAATCCCTTAACTAGAAGAAAAGCAAGAGAATGTGCTGTACAAGCTATTTATTCATGGCAATTATCAAAAAACAACATATTGGATATTAAAAATGAGTTTTTAAAAAAAATAACTGAACAAGAAATAGATATAATTTATTTTTCTCAATTAATTATAGGAATTACTGATCATTATAAATTTTTAGATGAATTCATAAAACCTTATTTATCTAGAAAAATAACTGAACTAGATCCTATTGAAAAAACAGTTCTTAGAATTTCTTTATATGAACTTATTAAAAGAAAAGATATTCCTTATAAAGTTGTAATCAATGAAGGAATAGAACTTGCTAAATTATTTGGAGCTAAAAAAAGTCATAAATTTATTAATGGAGTATTAGATAAAGTTGTTTCTAAACTAGAAATATCTTCTAACTCTTAA
- the dxs gene encoding 1-deoxy-D-xylulose-5-phosphate synthase, giving the protein MNHFLRKYPTLLLANSVKKLRLLSIKTLPKLCFELRHYLINSIQKFGGHFSSNLGVIEITVAIHYVYNTPFDNLLWDIGHQSYPHKILTERFKSIFSVGKKKGLHPFPSFNESIYDCFGTGHSSTVISAGLGMSIAAQKEKKNRKTVSVIGDSAIAGGMSLEAINHSANIFSDFLIILNDNKMSISNSIGMLKNFFSILTKEKKSFLFKKKDFYRVINQCGINYYGPHDGHDILFLIKFLKKLRSIHGIKLFHIKTKKGKGFTPAEKDPIKWHFVSSKNKSSSLLVKKKITYSKIFGNWLCKIAKKDKKIIAITPAMSVGSGITKFSKLFPKQYFDVGIAEQHAVTFAAGLASKRYKPIIAIYSTFLQRAYDQVIHDVSIQNLPILFVIDRAGIVGHDGKTHQGMFDIAYLRCIPNFIIMAPSSGNELLKMLNTAYLNLNSPIAIRFPKKEFTNNILYSFKTLPIGKGLIKRIGKKAAILNFGSLFFSAKKVSKKLNYTLVDMRFIKPLDASLVLLLAKNYEFLVTIEEGIISGGAGSSINELLMLHKINIPVLNIGLPNKFISHGDQKEIKKDLKLNSQGIEKRIVEWLN; this is encoded by the coding sequence ATGAATCATTTTCTAAGAAAGTATCCAACTTTGTTATTAGCAAATTCTGTTAAAAAATTAAGATTATTATCAATTAAAACATTACCAAAATTATGTTTTGAATTACGACATTATTTAATAAATAGTATTCAAAAATTCGGAGGCCATTTTTCTTCTAATTTAGGTGTAATTGAAATTACTGTAGCAATACATTATGTCTATAACACGCCATTTGATAATTTATTATGGGATATAGGACACCAATCTTATCCACATAAAATATTAACAGAAAGATTTAAAAGTATATTTAGTGTTGGAAAGAAAAAAGGATTACATCCTTTTCCATCTTTTAATGAAAGTATCTATGATTGTTTTGGCACTGGGCATTCTTCTACTGTTATTAGTGCAGGATTAGGAATGTCTATAGCTGCTCAAAAAGAAAAAAAAAATAGAAAAACGGTATCTGTTATTGGGGATTCGGCTATAGCAGGAGGAATGTCATTAGAAGCTATCAATCATTCTGCAAATATTTTCTCTGATTTTTTAATCATTTTAAACGATAATAAAATGTCCATTTCTAATAGTATAGGCATGTTGAAAAATTTTTTTTCAATATTAACTAAGGAAAAAAAAAGTTTTTTATTTAAAAAAAAAGATTTTTATAGAGTTATAAATCAATGTGGAATAAATTATTATGGTCCTCATGATGGACATGATATATTATTCTTAATTAAATTTTTAAAGAAGTTACGTTCTATTCATGGAATTAAATTATTCCATATAAAAACTAAGAAAGGAAAAGGTTTTACTCCTGCTGAAAAAGATCCAATTAAATGGCATTTTGTTAGTTCAAAAAATAAAAGTTCTTCTCTTTTAGTTAAAAAAAAAATTACTTACTCAAAAATATTTGGAAATTGGTTATGTAAAATTGCAAAAAAAGATAAAAAAATTATAGCTATTACTCCTGCAATGTCTGTAGGTTCTGGAATAACAAAATTCTCGAAATTATTTCCTAAACAATATTTCGACGTAGGAATTGCAGAGCAACATGCAGTAACTTTTGCTGCTGGCTTGGCATCTAAAAGATACAAACCAATAATAGCAATTTATTCTACTTTTTTACAAAGAGCTTATGATCAAGTAATTCATGATGTCTCAATACAAAACTTACCAATTTTATTTGTAATAGATAGGGCTGGTATAGTAGGTCATGACGGAAAAACACATCAAGGGATGTTTGATATTGCATATCTCAGATGCATTCCAAATTTTATTATTATGGCTCCTAGCAGTGGAAATGAATTATTAAAGATGTTAAATACAGCGTATTTAAATTTAAATAGTCCAATTGCAATAAGATTTCCTAAAAAAGAATTTACAAATAATATTTTATATTCGTTTAAAACTTTACCAATAGGAAAAGGTCTAATTAAAAGAATAGGAAAAAAAGCTGCTATTTTAAATTTTGGATCATTATTTTTTTCAGCTAAAAAGGTAAGTAAAAAGTTAAACTATACTTTAGTAGATATGAGATTTATTAAACCTTTAGATGCTAGTTTAGTTTTATTATTGGCAAAAAATTATGAATTTTTAGTAACTATTGAAGAAGGGATTATATCGGGAGGCGCAGGTAGTAGTATTAATGAATTATTAATGTTACATAAAATTAATATTCCAGTTTTAAATATAGGTTTACCAAATAAATTTATATCTCATGGAGATCAGAAAGAAATCAAAAAAGATTTGAAATTAAATTCTCAAGGAATTGAAAAAAGAATAGTAGAATGGTTAAATTAA
- the thiI gene encoding thiazole biosynthesis protein, whose amino-acid sequence MKENKKFFYCPIYTAILDIRSYEEHIEKPINISNMKICWIPFYRLENEFKNLDQKITWLLYCEKGIMSKLQKIYLIKQGFKNVQLLI is encoded by the coding sequence ATGAAAGAAAATAAAAAATTTTTTTATTGTCCAATTTATACTGCTATTTTAGATATACGTTCATATGAAGAACATATAGAAAAACCAATAAATATATCTAACATGAAAATATGTTGGATACCTTTTTATCGACTAGAAAATGAATTCAAAAATTTAGATCAAAAAATAACATGGCTATTATATTGTGAAAAAGGAATTATGAGTAAATTACAAAAGATTTATTTAATAAAACAAGGATTTAAAAATGTACAATTATTAATTTAA
- a CDS encoding MFS transporter has product MNIKEIKITIFVCLLFFLRMFSLSIVVSSFSQYGLKFKDSNSFLIGLAIGSYGFFQFFFQIIFGIFSDKFGRKLILILGMLLFFIGCIISALNKSIWGIIIGRAIQGSAAISSVLIAWLSDVISIKNFSQSMMFVGLTVAFTFFASIIFSPLIFLYFNISSIFWILSFFSVLCIVALWNICDLFKKVNILKKKTRITKKKFFSILFNFKLFFLNIGTFFLYFILTSNFIELPKKMKILQISPSLQCKIYGLTILISIFFTFFIIRFIEKKKFLKETFILFAMLLIISEFIFLYFIKNLGGLVIGIQLFFISFSIFSSYIPSLINNNSFYSYKGSILAIYYTYQSLGSSLGGILSSWFQFYYSISPFFISIIMNIFWLIFILYFFYNTKYFKS; this is encoded by the coding sequence ATGAATATTAAAGAAATTAAAATTACTATTTTTGTATGTTTATTATTTTTTTTAAGAATGTTTTCATTATCTATTGTAGTGTCTTCATTTAGTCAATATGGATTAAAATTTAAAGATAGTAATAGTTTTTTAATTGGATTAGCAATTGGTAGTTATGGATTTTTTCAATTTTTTTTTCAAATAATATTTGGAATTTTTTCAGATAAATTTGGTAGAAAATTAATTTTAATTTTAGGAATGTTGTTATTTTTTATAGGTTGTATTATTTCGGCTTTAAATAAATCTATTTGGGGAATAATTATTGGAAGAGCTATACAAGGATCAGCAGCAATTTCTTCTGTTCTAATAGCTTGGCTTTCGGATGTAATTTCAATTAAAAATTTTTCTCAGTCTATGATGTTTGTAGGATTAACTGTTGCTTTTACTTTTTTTGCTTCAATTATATTTTCCCCTTTAATATTTTTATATTTTAATATAAGTTCAATTTTTTGGATATTATCATTTTTTTCAGTGTTATGCATAGTAGCATTATGGAATATTTGCGATTTATTTAAGAAAGTTAATATTTTAAAAAAGAAAACAAGAATTACAAAAAAAAAATTTTTTTCTATTTTATTTAATTTTAAATTATTTTTTTTAAATATTGGAACCTTTTTTCTTTATTTTATATTAACTTCTAATTTTATAGAATTGCCTAAAAAAATGAAGATATTACAAATATCACCTTCTTTGCAATGCAAAATTTATGGATTGACCATACTTATTTCTATTTTTTTTACTTTCTTTATCATTCGTTTTATTGAGAAAAAAAAATTTTTAAAAGAAACTTTCATTTTATTTGCAATGTTATTAATAATTTCAGAATTTATTTTTTTGTACTTTATAAAAAATTTAGGAGGATTAGTAATAGGTATTCAACTTTTTTTTATTTCATTCTCTATTTTTTCTTCTTATATTCCTTCATTAATTAATAATAATTCTTTTTATAGTTATAAAGGAAGTATTTTAGCTATTTATTATACTTATCAGTCATTAGGATCATCATTAGGTGGAATTTTATCTAGTTGGTTTCAATTTTATTATTCAATTTCACCTTTTTTTATATCTATAATAATGAATATATTTTGGTTAATTTTTATTCTTTATTTTTTTTATAACACTAAATATTTTAAAAGTTAA
- a CDS encoding TusE/DsrC/DsvC family sulfur relay protein, which yields MEKEHLTNLFDNKGYLLNYKNWNKKIAINIAVKESIVMTKKHWEIVHFIRTFYIKFKITPSIRLLITTINHKKKKKITSQCLFILFPKGAAKQASKIAGVPKPNNCL from the coding sequence ATGGAAAAAGAACATTTGACCAATTTATTTGATAATAAAGGTTATTTATTAAATTATAAAAATTGGAATAAAAAAATAGCTATAAATATTGCCGTTAAAGAATCTATTGTAATGACTAAAAAACATTGGGAAATTGTTCATTTTATAAGAACATTTTATATTAAATTTAAAATTACACCTTCAATTAGATTATTAATAACAACTATAAATCATAAGAAAAAGAAAAAAATAACTAGTCAATGTTTATTCATTTTATTTCCTAAAGGAGCTGCTAAACAAGCTAGTAAAATTGCTGGTGTACCTAAGCCAAATAATTGTTTATAA
- the cyoE gene encoding heme o synthase — MNFTIFKQYLEIIKPKIILGNLIPVIGGFFLAAKGDIHFFLLLNVLIGTFLVIASGCVFNNIIDKDIDKKMHRTRNRALPKKLVSINFAFSYGTFLGVLGFLYLFFFTNILVFFLNFIGFLIYVFLYSKYMKPNFVYSTIIGGFSGSLPPIIGYSVVENKINLCTLFLFLIFLCWQIIHFYSISIFRFHDYKSADIPVFSVVNGIRKTQYNILLYIIFFIFFSIFLYILNVTNYLYFLSISVLGSCWFILGILTINCFSYTLWSKIMFFISIGVIFFFSFLISVCYVS; from the coding sequence ATGAATTTTACAATTTTTAAACAATATTTAGAAATTATCAAACCAAAGATTATATTAGGGAATTTAATACCTGTAATAGGAGGTTTTTTTTTAGCTGCTAAAGGAGATATTCATTTTTTTTTATTATTAAATGTGTTAATTGGAACATTTCTAGTTATTGCTTCTGGATGTGTATTTAATAATATTATAGATAAAGATATAGATAAAAAAATGCATAGAACAAGAAATAGAGCATTGCCTAAAAAACTAGTGTCGATTAACTTCGCTTTTTCTTATGGAACTTTTCTAGGAGTTTTAGGCTTTTTGTATTTATTTTTTTTTACAAATATATTAGTTTTTTTTTTAAATTTTATTGGATTTCTAATTTATGTTTTTTTATATAGTAAATATATGAAGCCTAATTTTGTTTATTCAACTATTATTGGTGGTTTTTCAGGTTCTTTACCTCCAATAATTGGTTATTCTGTTGTGGAAAACAAAATAAATTTATGTACTTTATTTCTATTTCTAATTTTTTTATGTTGGCAAATTATTCATTTTTATTCAATTTCCATCTTTCGATTTCATGATTATAAATCAGCTGATATACCTGTTTTTTCTGTTGTCAATGGTATTCGAAAAACTCAATATAATATATTATTATATATTATATTCTTTATTTTTTTTTCTATTTTTCTATATATTTTAAATGTTACTAATTATTTATATTTTTTAAGTATTTCTGTATTAGGATCGTGTTGGTTTATTTTAGGAATTTTAACAATTAATTGTTTTAGTTATACTTTATGGTCGAAGATCATGTTTTTTATTTCTATAGGGGTAATATTTTTTTTTAGTTTTTTAATTTCAGTATGTTATGTTAGTTAA
- a CDS encoding cytochrome o ubiquinol oxidase subunit IV gives MKELNSSKKKNFFKEIYIYGIGFFLSFILTVFPFFIVIFNFFSKFHSLLFISVFAIIQIIVHFKYFFKLEFSIKNPWYLISTFFSLIIIFIIFFGSVWIMFNLSFHLMDN, from the coding sequence ATGAAAGAATTAAATTCTAGTAAAAAAAAAAATTTTTTTAAAGAAATATATATTTATGGAATAGGTTTTTTCTTATCGTTTATTTTAACAGTTTTTCCTTTTTTTATAGTAATTTTTAATTTTTTTTCAAAATTTCATTCTTTACTTTTTATTTCTGTATTTGCAATTATTCAAATAATAGTGCATTTTAAGTATTTTTTTAAATTAGAGTTTTCTATAAAAAATCCTTGGTATTTAATATCAACATTTTTTTCTTTAATAATTATTTTTATTATTTTTTTTGGATCTGTATGGATTATGTTTAATTTAAGTTTTCATTTAATGGATAATTAA
- a CDS encoding cytochrome c oxidase subunit 3: MLINNLNNIIKKKDISKKKDINEKIVFGFWIYLISDCILFATIFSIFAVMTNSVSYNWINKDFFNLRTVFLETICLLTSSITYGIASILIDYNKKKYFFIFLIITFLLGFSFISLEFFELYSLILKGYTPINNAFLSSFFVLVGMHGIHIFSGLVWLLILIINIKKIGLVKKTKTQIKCLGLFWHFLDIIWICIFTFVYLFGKLI, from the coding sequence ATGTTAATTAATAATTTAAATAATATTATTAAAAAAAAAGATATTTCTAAAAAAAAAGATATTAATGAAAAAATAGTTTTTGGATTTTGGATATATTTAATTAGTGATTGTATATTATTTGCTACAATTTTTTCAATATTTGCTGTAATGACTAATAGTGTTTCATATAATTGGATTAATAAAGATTTTTTTAATTTAAGAACTGTTTTTTTGGAAACTATTTGTTTATTAACTAGCTCCATTACTTATGGAATAGCTAGTATTTTAATTGATTATAATAAAAAAAAATATTTTTTTATCTTTTTGATCATTACTTTTTTGCTCGGATTTTCTTTTATTAGTTTAGAATTTTTTGAATTATATTCATTAATTTTAAAAGGTTATACACCAATCAATAATGCTTTCTTATCTTCTTTTTTTGTTTTAGTAGGTATGCATGGAATACATATTTTTTCTGGGTTGGTTTGGCTTTTAATATTGATTATTAATATAAAAAAAATAGGTTTAGTTAAAAAAACTAAAACTCAAATTAAGTGTTTAGGATTATTTTGGCATTTTCTTGATATTATATGGATTTGTATATTTACGTTTGTTTATTTATTTGGAAAATTAATATGA
- the cyoB gene encoding cytochrome o ubiquinol oxidase subunit I, whose protein sequence is MLGKLTLSDIPYNEPIIMFTCFLIILTVCCIFFLMTYFKKWKIFWTEWCCSVDHKKIAIMYIILAFVMLFRGFADAIMMRLQQVISSSGKQGFLPSHHYDQIFTAHGVIMIFFVAMPLVIGLMNFVVPLQIGARDVAFPTLNNISFWLTFSGAMILNISLGIGEFAQTGWLAYPPLSELQYNPGVGVDYWIWSLQIAGIGTTLTGINFLVTILKMRTIGMSMFKMPIFTWTSLCTNILIICAFPVLTVVLMLLTLDRYLGFHFFTNSFGGNPMMYINLIWIWGHPEVYILILPAFGIFSEVVPTFSKKTLFGYVSLVWATIAITILSFIVWLHHFFTMGSGANINSFFGIATMIIAIPTGVKIFNWLFTMYRGRIELHSAMLWAIGFLITFSIGGMTGVLLSVPSVNFVLHNSLFLVAHFHNVIIGGVVFGCFSGITYWFPKLFGFTLDEYWGKKAFYFWITGFFLAFMPLYYLGIMGMTRRLSQNIEDQFHSFLLISAVGTFFIAIGIICQIIQVIKSIILRKKYADLTGDPWDGRTLEWSTLSPPPVYNFLLCPEVKERDDFWRIKKNNHFKKNSIFNQKNIIIPNNTNIGVIISFFSILLGFSFVWHIWWLGSLSFLTIILIWISDSCKKSCKTIINVKK, encoded by the coding sequence ATGCTTGGAAAATTAACTTTATCTGATATACCATATAATGAACCAATTATTATGTTTACTTGTTTTTTAATCATATTAACAGTTTGTTGTATATTTTTTTTAATGACGTATTTTAAAAAATGGAAAATTTTTTGGACAGAATGGTGTTGTTCTGTAGATCATAAAAAAATAGCAATAATGTATATTATTTTGGCATTTGTAATGCTATTCCGAGGATTTGCTGATGCTATTATGATGCGATTACAACAAGTAATATCTTCTTCAGGAAAACAGGGATTTTTACCTTCTCATCATTATGATCAAATATTTACTGCTCACGGTGTTATTATGATTTTTTTTGTCGCTATGCCGTTAGTAATAGGTTTAATGAATTTTGTTGTTCCTTTGCAAATTGGAGCTAGAGATGTAGCGTTTCCAACACTGAATAACATAAGTTTTTGGTTAACTTTTAGTGGAGCAATGATTTTAAATATTTCTTTAGGAATAGGAGAATTTGCACAAACTGGATGGTTAGCATACCCTCCTTTATCAGAATTACAATATAATCCAGGAGTGGGTGTAGATTATTGGATTTGGAGTTTACAAATTGCTGGAATAGGTACAACTTTAACTGGGATTAACTTTTTAGTAACAATTTTAAAAATGAGAACAATTGGGATGAGTATGTTTAAAATGCCAATTTTCACTTGGACATCTCTTTGTACTAATATATTAATAATATGTGCTTTTCCTGTATTAACTGTGGTGTTAATGTTATTAACTTTAGATAGATATTTAGGTTTTCATTTTTTTACCAACAGTTTTGGTGGAAATCCTATGATGTATATAAATTTAATTTGGATTTGGGGACATCCAGAAGTATATATTTTAATTCTTCCAGCTTTTGGAATTTTTTCTGAAGTAGTTCCAACTTTTTCAAAAAAAACATTATTTGGATATGTTTCATTAGTTTGGGCTACTATTGCTATAACAATTTTATCTTTCATTGTTTGGTTACATCATTTTTTTACTATGGGATCCGGGGCCAATATAAACAGTTTTTTTGGTATTGCTACAATGATTATAGCTATTCCAACTGGAGTTAAAATTTTTAACTGGTTATTTACTATGTATAGAGGAAGAATAGAGTTACATTCTGCTATGTTATGGGCTATTGGATTTTTGATTACGTTTTCTATCGGTGGTATGACCGGCGTATTATTGTCTGTTCCAAGTGTAAATTTTGTTTTGCATAACAGTTTATTTTTAGTGGCTCATTTTCATAATGTAATTATTGGTGGTGTAGTGTTTGGTTGTTTTTCAGGGATAACTTATTGGTTTCCTAAACTATTTGGGTTTACTTTAGATGAATATTGGGGAAAAAAAGCATTTTATTTTTGGATAACAGGATTTTTTTTAGCTTTTATGCCTTTGTATTATCTTGGAATAATGGGAATGACTCGACGTTTAAGTCAGAATATAGAAGATCAATTTCATTCTTTTTTATTAATTTCAGCTGTAGGTACGTTTTTTATTGCTATTGGTATAATTTGTCAAATTATTCAAGTTATAAAATCGATTATTTTAAGAAAAAAATATGCTGATTTAACTGGAGATCCATGGGACGGTAGAACATTAGAATGGTCGACATTATCTCCACCTCCGGTATATAATTTTTTATTATGTCCTGAAGTTAAAGAAAGAGACGATTTTTGGAGAATTAAAAAAAATAATCATTTTAAAAAAAATAGTATATTTAATCAAAAAAATATAATTATCCCTAACAATACTAATATAGGTGTAATAATTTCTTTTTTCTCTATTTTATTAGGATTTTCTTTCGTATGGCATATTTGGTGGTTGGGATCATTATCATTTTTAACTATTATTTTAATATGGATTAGTGATAGTTGTAAAAAAAGTTGCAAAACTATAATTAATGTAAAAAAATAA